The genomic segment AGCGATCTCAGCCCCTATCTGCACCGGGCGGTCCTGGTCTACGACGAGAACAGGAAAATCGTCGGCAAGGTCAGCCAGCTGGACATTTTGATGGCCCTCGAGCCCAACTACAAGATCGTGGATCTCAACAAGTTGTCGCGCTTCGGCTACAGCCTGGATTACATGCAGTCATTTGCCAAGACCGGCCTCT from the Desulfobacteraceae bacterium genome contains:
- a CDS encoding CBS domain-containing protein; its protein translation is MKTIQVKDLMVSLADYATVSQDATLYDAVLALEEAQKRYESDLSPYLHRAVLVYDENRKIVGKVSQLDILMALEPNYKIVDLNKLSRFGYSLDYMQSFAKTGL